Below is a genomic region from Spirosoma radiotolerans.
TTCTGCCACCGTAATGGGCATTATCTATTTCATGAAACGATTTTATCGAAACGGCGTCTGGCTCCTGCCTGTCGTGTTTCTGTTCTTACTCTCTGCCTGCCGTGAAAAGCCCCTTTTTGAACGGCTCAATTCATCCGAAACGGGAATTACTTTCGCCAATAACATTACCGATAGCGACACCCTCAATATTCTCAACTACCAGTACATTTACAATGGTGGGGGCGTTGGTGTCGGCGATTTCAACGGTGATAAAAAACCCGACGTATTTTTTGCCGGAAATCAGGTTTCTAATCGGTTGTACATCAATGAAACCGAAGCGGGTGGCGGAAGCCTGCATTTCAAAGACGTTACCCAAACGGCTGGTGTACAGGGCGGTGGTCACTGGTGCTCGGGCGTATCGGTGGTAGACGTGAATGCAGATGGGAAGCTGGACGTGTATATATCCACAACACTGCATAAAAAAGCCACCCAACGGACGAATCTGCTGTATGTCAACCAGGGGAATGATACGGACGGAGCCCCAAAGTTTCGGGAGATGGCGGCCGACTATGGCATTGCCGACACAACCTTCTCGACTCACTCTGCCTTTTTCGATTACGACAACGACGGCGATCTGGACCTCTTCGTTCTGGTTGATCAAATTGCCGACCCGCGGAGTCCAACCAACTTACGCGCCCGAGTCAATGATGGTACATCGCCCAATACGGACCGACTGTATCGGAATGATTTCGATCCAAAACGGGGGCATGCATTTTTCACGGACGTAACGATGCAGGCCGGTACGCTGGCAGAGGGCTTCGGCCTTGGCGTGAATATCTGCGACATCAACCGCGATGGCTGGAAAGATATTTACGTGACAAATGACTTTGCCAGTAGTGATGTGCTGTACATCAACAACCACGATGGCACGTTCACGAACCGGGCTCATGAAGCATTCAAGCATACCAGCTCGTCGGCTATGGGAAATGATGTGGCCGATATTAATGGCGATGGGCTGGCCGACATCATCGTGATGGATATGCTGCCCGAGGATAACCTCCGGAAAAAGAGCCTGATGGGCCCCAGTAGTTATTTCGCTTACCAGGAATGGGACCGTATGGGCTACGAACACCAGTATGCCCGCAACACGCTGCAACTCAACCAGGGTGTACGGCCTTCGGACACGTCACACGCCAACATGCCGATTTTCAGCGAAATCAGTATGCTGGCCGGTGTAGCCGAAACGGAGTGGAGCTGGTCGCCCCTGCTAGCTGATTTTGACCACGATGGCTACCGTGACTTGCTGGTTACCAATGGGTTCCCTCGCGACGTGACCGACCGGGACTTTACAAACTACTACAGTTCGGTAAACACCTACCTGAGTGACGAACTTCGGAAAGGCCTGACGGAAAAAATGCCTCGGGTGAAGGTAAGTGACTATGCGTATCGAAACCGGGGCGATGCCCGGTCGGGTGGCCCTGCCTTCGAAAATGTTACGGACCTCTGGGGTATGAGTGAGCCGAACTTTGCCAATGGTGCCGCCTATGCTGACCTCGACGGAGATGGTGATCTCGATTACATTGTCAATAATATCGACGACGAAGCCTTTGTGTACCGCAATACGCTGGTCGATAAAAAATCCGATAAGGCGCACTATCTGCGGGTTCAGTTTCAGGGAGAGGGGGCTAATCGGATGGGGCTCGGTGCCACTATCGAATATGAGTTGCCAAATGGGCATAAGGAATTTTATGAACATACGCCTTATCGGGGGTTTCTGTCCAGTGTGGAGCCCGTTGCGCATTTTGGCCTGGGCGCAACGACAACCATCAAAAACCTGAAAGTAACCTGGCCGGGCGGGCGAGTTCAAATTCTCCCGAGTGTCAACGCCGACCAAACCATTACGCTCAAAGCGACAGACGCCCGGCCAGCCCCGGCAGTATCGAACGGCCCGGTAACCCAACCATTATTGAAAGACGTGACCGCCGACCTGGGGGTTACGTATCGGCACGAAGAAACCGATATCATAGACTTTAACGGACAAAAAACGCTTCTGCACAAACTCACCGAATATGGACCGGCGCTGGCTGTCGGCGATGTGAACGGCGATGGCCTGGCCGATCTGGTGGTGGGCGGTAGTTCCAAGTATTCGACGGAACTGCTCTTGCAGCAAAAGAACGGGCACTTCATCCTGAAACCGCTGCCAACAAAATTGGCTGAGGATACAGGCTTGTTGCTATTCGATGCGGATGCGGACGGCGACCTTGATCTATACGCAGCCAGTGGTAGCCCCGAATTCTCGTCCGAGCAACTGGCCGAGGCCATGCGCCACCGCCTGTATGTGAACGATGGTCAGGGCAACTTTACCCTGGATCCTAATGCGCTGCCTGATTTTCGGGTAAATGGCTCCTGCGTGAAAGCCGCCGACTTCGATAAGGATGGCGACCTGGATTTGTTCGTCGGCGGGCGGGTTGAACCGTATAAATACCCGGTGGGCGTACCCAGTTACCTGCTTCGCAACGATCATTCGGACAAAGCGGGGGAAAAAGGCAAGCCGCATTTCACCGATGTAACGGCACAACTGGCCCCTGCATTGACGAAAGCGGGTTTGACCTGTGATGCACTCTGGACAGATTACGATAATGACGGCTATGTTGACCTGATGCTGGCCAGTGAATGGGCGCCTTTAACCATGCTCAAAAACGTGAAAGGCCATTTACAACCTCTGGATAATAGTGGCCTAGCGGATAAAGTGGGTTTTTGGAATTCACTGACCCCCGGCGATTTTGATAATGACGGCGATATAGACTACCTCGCGGGGAACATGGGCCAAAATACGCTGTTCCGGGCCAGCACCGAACGACCCGTTCGTATCTACGCGGGCGACTTCGACAATAACGGCTTTTACGACGCCTTTCCTTCGGTCTATTTCAAAAACGCCAAAGGTCAATACGAAGAATACCCGTATTTCGGCTGGGATGATATGGTGAAACAGATGATTGGTATCAAACGCCGATTCATTAAATACGCCCCCTTTGGTGAAGCGACCATGAGCCAGATACTGACCGATGAAGAGCGGGGCCAGGCCCTGAAGCTTTCAGCCAATTATCTGACCAGTAGCTACATCGAAAACAAAGGAAATGGCAAATTCGACGTTCATCCGTTGCCTATTATGGCACAAACCGCTCCGCTGTTTGGTATGCTGGCTCAGGATGTGGACGGCGACGGTAACCTCGATGCAGTGCTGGTTGGTAATGAGCACGGTAGCGATTTGGTAGCCGGACGCATGGACGCTATGAACGGGCTGGTTTTGAAAGGCGATGGGAAAGGAGGCTTTTTACCCCTAACAATCGCTCAGTCGGGTTTCTTTGTGCCCGGCAACGCCAAAGCGATGGTTAACTTCCCTAATCCACAGGGCCGTTGTGAGGTGGCTGTGACCGAAAACCGGGGTCCCTTGCGCCTATTTGCCATTCAACAGCCACAAACGTTCATGCCCGTTGATGCACAGACCACGGTGGTTAATGTGCGGTTGAAAAATGGGCGTATGCGTCGGCAGGAGATTCCCTTTGGCACTAGTTTCTATGGACAGTCGGCACGCGGAGTGTGGTTATTACCAGGTGAGCAACTCGTC
It encodes:
- a CDS encoding FG-GAP-like repeat-containing protein — its product is MKRFYRNGVWLLPVVFLFLLSACREKPLFERLNSSETGITFANNITDSDTLNILNYQYIYNGGGVGVGDFNGDKKPDVFFAGNQVSNRLYINETEAGGGSLHFKDVTQTAGVQGGGHWCSGVSVVDVNADGKLDVYISTTLHKKATQRTNLLYVNQGNDTDGAPKFREMAADYGIADTTFSTHSAFFDYDNDGDLDLFVLVDQIADPRSPTNLRARVNDGTSPNTDRLYRNDFDPKRGHAFFTDVTMQAGTLAEGFGLGVNICDINRDGWKDIYVTNDFASSDVLYINNHDGTFTNRAHEAFKHTSSSAMGNDVADINGDGLADIIVMDMLPEDNLRKKSLMGPSSYFAYQEWDRMGYEHQYARNTLQLNQGVRPSDTSHANMPIFSEISMLAGVAETEWSWSPLLADFDHDGYRDLLVTNGFPRDVTDRDFTNYYSSVNTYLSDELRKGLTEKMPRVKVSDYAYRNRGDARSGGPAFENVTDLWGMSEPNFANGAAYADLDGDGDLDYIVNNIDDEAFVYRNTLVDKKSDKAHYLRVQFQGEGANRMGLGATIEYELPNGHKEFYEHTPYRGFLSSVEPVAHFGLGATTTIKNLKVTWPGGRVQILPSVNADQTITLKATDARPAPAVSNGPVTQPLLKDVTADLGVTYRHEETDIIDFNGQKTLLHKLTEYGPALAVGDVNGDGLADLVVGGSSKYSTELLLQQKNGHFILKPLPTKLAEDTGLLLFDADADGDLDLYAASGSPEFSSEQLAEAMRHRLYVNDGQGNFTLDPNALPDFRVNGSCVKAADFDKDGDLDLFVGGRVEPYKYPVGVPSYLLRNDHSDKAGEKGKPHFTDVTAQLAPALTKAGLTCDALWTDYDNDGYVDLMLASEWAPLTMLKNVKGHLQPLDNSGLADKVGFWNSLTPGDFDNDGDIDYLAGNMGQNTLFRASTERPVRIYAGDFDNNGFYDAFPSVYFKNAKGQYEEYPYFGWDDMVKQMIGIKRRFIKYAPFGEATMSQILTDEERGQALKLSANYLTSSYIENKGNGKFDVHPLPIMAQTAPLFGMLAQDVDGDGNLDAVLVGNEHGSDLVAGRMDAMNGLVLKGDGKGGFLPLTIAQSGFFVPGNAKAMVNFPNPQGRCEVAVTENRGPLRLFAIQQPQTFMPVDAQTTVVNVRLKNGRMRRQEIPFGTSFYGQSARGVWLLPGEQLVKK